Below is a genomic region from Elusimicrobiota bacterium.
TCGCGCGGTCCTTCGCCTGGGAACTTCGGCCCCGCCCGGCCGTCCGCCCGGAACTATTGATCGCCCTGCGCCCCCGGGAGGGCGTCTGGGCCCGGATCTCCCGGCGTCCGGGCGTTGGTCTCCCCCGAAGGCCTCCCGACGGGTTATAATAGTCCCCGCGTCTCTCATTTAAGAAAGGCACCCCATGGCCGGCGAATATATATTTACGATTGAAGATCTCTCCAAATCCTTCGGGTCCAAGAAACTGTTCGAAGGGATCTACCTCTCCTTTTATCACAAAGCCAAAATCGGCATCGTGGGGGAGAACGGCTCCGGCAAATCGACCCTCCTCCGCATTATGGCCGGCGTGGAAAAGGATTTTCGGGGAAAAGCCGAGGCCAAAAAGGGCGCCAAAATCGGCTACTTGCCCCAGGAGCCCCGCCTGGACCCGACGAAAACGGTTCGCGAGGAAGTGGAGGAAGCCTTCGCCGACATCAAAAAGATGTTGGCCGACTACGACAAGATTTCCGAAAGCATGTCGGGCGAACTTTCCCCGGACGACATGGAAAAGGCCCTGGAAAAAATGGGGCGGTTGCAGGAACAAATCGAGGCCATTGATGGATGGAACTTGAAACGCCAGGTGGACGTCGCCATGGACGCCCTGCTTCTGCCCGAGGACACGACGCTCTGCAACGTGCTCTCCGGCGGTGAAGCCCGCCGGGTGGCCCTTTGCAAACTGCTTTTGCTGAAGCCCGACATGCTCCTTCTCGACGAACCCACCAACCACCTGGACGCCGAAACCGTGGCCTGGCTGGAAAACGCGCTCAAGGAATACCCGGGCAACGTCATCGTCGTCACCCACGACCGCTACTTCCTGGACAACATCACCCAATGGATTTTGGAACTGGACCACGGCAAAGGCATTCCCTTCGAGGGCAGCTACCACGAATGGCTCGCCGCCAAAGCCAAACGGCTCGCCGACGAGGACAAGCGGGCCTCGGCCCTGCAGAAACATTTGGAAAAGGAATTGGAATGGATGCGCCAGACCCCCTCGGGCCGTCGGACCAAAAGCAAGGCCCGCGTCCGGGACTACGAAAGCCTGGCCTCCCAGCAAAAAACCATCGACGTCAACAGCTTGGACATCGAAGTCGTCCAAGGGCCCAAACTCGGCAACCGCGTGGTGGATTTTGAAAACGTCTCCAAGGCCTACGGCGACAACGGCCTCATGAAGGACGTGAGTTTCAGCGTGCCCCGCGGCGCCATTGTGGGCCTGGTGGGTCCCAACGGCGTCGGGAAAACCACGCTCTTCCGCATGCTGGTCGGCCAGGAAAAACCCGACGCCGGGCAGGTCAAAATCGGCGAAACGGTGGTGTTCTCCTACGTCGACCAGAAACGCGAAGACCTCTCCCCCGACAAGACCGTCTTCCAGGAAATCTCCGGCGGCAGCGATCTGCTGAAATTCGGCGACAAGGAAGTCCCCGCCCGGGTTTACTTGACGCGCTTCAACTTCCGGGGCGTCGACCAACAGAAGAAAGTCGGCTCCCTCTCCGGCGGCGAACGCAACCGCCTCCACTTGGCCAAGCAGATGCTCAAGGGCGGCAACGTCCTCCTCCTGGACGAACCCACCAACGACCTGGACGTGGACACCATCCGCGCCCTCGAAGACGCTCTTTTGGATTTCTCCGGGTGCGTGATGGTCATCAGCCACGACCGCTTTTTCCTGGACCGCGTCTGCTCCCACCTGATCGTCTACGAGGGCGAGGGAAAACTGCGCTGGTTCGAGGGGAACTTCCAGGAGTACGAAGCCAAGCGCCGGGAAGAACTGGGCGGCCGGGAAGAATCCCGCCGGTCGAAATACAAAAAACTTTCCCTTCGCTGACCCCCGTGCGCGGAGATCGAAAGGCGGCCGACCGATGAGCGCGCCGTCGACCGCCGAGCCGGTCCTTGACGCCCGGGAATTGAATAAATCCTATAGGGTCGATGGTCGCTCCCTCGACGTTCTGCGGGGCGTTTCGTTTCGCATGGCGACCGGCGAATCCGTGGCCATTCAGGGGGTTTCGGGAAGCGGAAAATCCACCCTCCTTTCCCTCTTGGCGGGATTGGATCGCCCCACCTCCGGTGAAATCACTCTGGGCGGGGAGCGTTTGGACCTTTTGCCGGAAAAGGAATTGGCGCGGATTCGCCGGGAAAAAATAGGTTTCGTCTTTCAAGCTTTCCACTTGGTGCCGAGCCTCACCGTATTGGAAAACGTCCTTCTTCCGGCCGCCTTCCGCTCCGGCGTCTTTTCCGAGGACCGCGGGCGGGCGCTCCTGGAGCGCGTCGGGCTGGCCGACCGCGCCGGACATTTTCCGGACCAGCTCTCCGGCGGGGAAAAACAGCGGGCCGCCCTGGCCCGGGCGCTGGTCAACGAACCCCCGCTGATATTCGCCGACGAACCCACCGGCAATCTGGATTCCAAAAACGGCCGAGCGGTTCTCGACCTTTTGGAGGAGCACACCCGCGCCGCGGGACGCGCCCTGTTGCTCGTCACCCACGACGACGCCGTGGCGGCCCGGGCGGATCGGCGCGTCCTCCTAAAGGACGGCGCCCTCTCCCCGGCCTCGTGACCCCCTTCCACCTCGCCCAACGGGAAATACGCCATCGACCGGTCCACGCCGCGCTTTTCGCCTTAAGTGTCGCGCTGGGGTCCGGGGTGCTCCTGGGGCTCTCGGGCTTCAACGCGGCCGTTGAAACCGGCGTGAAGCATCAGGCCCGGGAACTTTGGGCCGCCGATATCACCGTCGAAGGAACCCCCGGTCTGCTGGACGACGTCCACCGCTGGGCCGCCGACCGTTGGCCCGGGCTACGCGCGGCCCGCACCGTGGACACGGTTTCCATGTTGCGGGCGGCCGGGGGGGACGGCGTGACCCAGGCGACCCTGTCGGGCCTTTCCCCCGGCTATCCCCTTTACGGGCAAATCACCACGGGGTCCGGCCGGCCCTTGGCCGCGGCGCTCGAAGCCGGGGCCGTGGCGTCGCCAAAAATATTGGCCCAGCTGGGCCTTTCCGTCGGCGACGAAGTGATCCTCGGCCGCCGCCGCGTAACGATCGCGGACACCTTGGCGACCCGCACCGACGCCCCGGCCTCTTTCTTCGAGTTCGCCCCCAGCCTTCTTCTCCCGTTGAAAACGTTGGAAGCCACCGGCCTGTTGGGCCCCGGGAGCCGGAGCCTCAACAAGTTGTACCTGAACGTCCCGCCGGGGACGACCCTGGAGCCCGTTTTGGAGGAGGTCAAAAATCGCGCCGCCGCCGAGACCACCGACGTAAAATCCTGGGCCACGGACAACCCGGGGGTCCTTCGATTCGTTCAAAACACCCTCACCTATTTAAACTTCCTGGGGCTCTTCCTCCTGGCTCTGGCGGGCATCGGCGTGGCCAGCGCCCTGCAATCGGCGATCGCCGCCTCTCTTCGTTCCCTCGGTATGATGCGCGCCCTGGGCGCCCCCCGTGGATTTCTTTTCCGCCTGTGGGGGGCCTGGGTCGCGCTGCTCCTGGCGGCCGGGCTCGGGGGCGGGCTGGCCCTGGGGCGGTTGGTGTCGTTTCTCCTGGCCCGCTTGTTTGGCGACATGATCCCCGTGGGCGTGGCCCTGGGGTTCCCCGGGGCGGCCCTTCTCCAGACGGGCGGCCTCGCGGTCGGCGCCGCGGCGCTTTTCACGATCCTGCCCCTTTGGCGTTTGGCGGAGATATCCCCGAACTCTATTTTGTCTTGGGACCTGCCGCGATTCCTTCCCTCCCCGCGCCGCCTTTTCATCGTGGGGGGGTTTTCCGCTCCGCTCTTTTACGGGTTGGTGGTCCTGCAGGTCCGTCGGCCGGGGTTGGCGCTCGAGTACCTGCTCGCCATCGCGGGGTTGATTTTGGGCGCTTCGCTGGTCGTCTCTCTCCTGTCCCGGCTCCTCCGACGAGGGCTGATCTCGCGGGGGCTCACCCCGCGATTGACCCTGCGGGTCCTTTCCCGGCCCGGGGCCTTTCAGAACGCCGCCGCGGTCTCTCTGGCCCTCTCCTTCGCCGCCGTGCTGACCCTGGCCCTGGCCCAGAAAAATCTCACGGCCCAGTTGGTCGAATCTTTCCCGGAAAACATGCCCAATGTTTTTTTCATCAACGTTCAAGCCTCCCAAATCCCCCTTTTCCGGCGGATCGTGAAAACCGACTTCCGCCTTTTCCCGCTCGTGCGCGGCCGGGTCGTCTCCGTGAACGGGGTGCCCGTTCGGGATTTAAACGCCCGCGCCCAAAAACGCGGGGAGGAAGGCGATTCCTTTACCCGGGAATTCGGTCTCACGTACGGCCCGGACCTTCTTCCGACCGATGCCGTCGTCGCCGGGGGGACCCTCTGGAACGACCGGATCGACGGCCCCCAGGTGTCGGGCTTTACCGAACACCGCAAACGGTTCGGCCTGAACGTGGGGGACCGGCTGGAGTTCAGCGTCCTGGGTCGGCGCCTGTCGGCCACCGTCAGTTCCCTGCGATCCATCGATCAAAAAGTCCGGCAACCCTTTTTCTATTTTTACTTCAAACCCGGCCCCCTGGACCGGGTGCCTCACACCTTCATGGGCGGCGTGCACCTGGACGCCGGGCGCCTCCTGGACGTCGAAAAACAACTCGCCCGGGAACTGCCCAACGTGACCACCATCGACGTGACGGCCATCGCCCGATTGACGGGCAAAATCCTCGGTCGACTGGCCCGGGTGGTGAACGCCTTGGGATTGTTCACTTTCGCCGCGGGCCTTTTGCTTTTAACGTCCAGCCTCCTGGCGGGGTTGGCCGACCGCCAGAGGGAAGCGGTCCTTTACCGAACGCTGGGCGGCACTCTTTCCCAAATCCTCCGGGTGTTCCTGCTTGAACACCTCCTTCGCGGGGCCGCCGCGTCCTTGACCGCCCTGGCCGTGGGCACGGTGGCCGCCTGGGTTCTCATCCACCGCGTGATGGATTTGCCCTTCGTCATGCCCTGGGGGTTCGTACTCCTCGGGCTCTCGGCGGCGACGATTTTTATGGGCTTCTTTTCCCTGGCGCTCTCGGCCCGGGCTCTGCGCACGGCGCCCATGGAGGTCCTTCGCTATGAATAAAACTCTGGCCGCCGGGTTGCTGGTCCTGGCCGCCTGTGGGCAAAACACCCCGCCCCCGGTTCCGCCGCCGGCCCTTCATGTCCTCTGTTTCGGCGACAGCTTAACCGCCGGGAAAGACCTTCCCGATCCCGAACGTCAATCCTATCCGGCCATCCTTGAAAAACGGCTGAAAGAGAAAGGCCATTCCGTCCGGGTGACCAACGCCGGCCAATCCGGGGACACGACCTTTGAGGCCCTGGCCCGCCTGGATTTCAGCCTCGAGGACCGCCCGGACATCGTGATCGTCTGCCTGGGCTCCAACGATGTTTTCCAGGGAAAAAACATCGCCGACACGGAAAAGAATCTTCGGGAAATCCTTCGCCGGACCCGGGCCGCGGGGGCCCGAACGATTCTTTGCCAGATGCGGATTTACATAAATTTTGGTTTCGGCTGGGCCGCCCGTTATGAGAAGATATTTCCGCGGGTGGCCGCGGACGCGGGCGCGACGCTGGCGCCCTTTCCCTTGGAAGGCGTGGCGGGCCGTCCCGCCAAGA
It encodes:
- the ettA gene encoding energy-dependent translational throttle protein EttA yields the protein MAGEYIFTIEDLSKSFGSKKLFEGIYLSFYHKAKIGIVGENGSGKSTLLRIMAGVEKDFRGKAEAKKGAKIGYLPQEPRLDPTKTVREEVEEAFADIKKMLADYDKISESMSGELSPDDMEKALEKMGRLQEQIEAIDGWNLKRQVDVAMDALLLPEDTTLCNVLSGGEARRVALCKLLLLKPDMLLLDEPTNHLDAETVAWLENALKEYPGNVIVVTHDRYFLDNITQWILELDHGKGIPFEGSYHEWLAAKAKRLADEDKRASALQKHLEKELEWMRQTPSGRRTKSKARVRDYESLASQQKTIDVNSLDIEVVQGPKLGNRVVDFENVSKAYGDNGLMKDVSFSVPRGAIVGLVGPNGVGKTTLFRMLVGQEKPDAGQVKIGETVVFSYVDQKREDLSPDKTVFQEISGGSDLLKFGDKEVPARVYLTRFNFRGVDQQKKVGSLSGGERNRLHLAKQMLKGGNVLLLDEPTNDLDVDTIRALEDALLDFSGCVMVISHDRFFLDRVCSHLIVYEGEGKLRWFEGNFQEYEAKRREELGGREESRRSKYKKLSLR
- a CDS encoding ABC transporter ATP-binding protein; translated protein: MSAPSTAEPVLDARELNKSYRVDGRSLDVLRGVSFRMATGESVAIQGVSGSGKSTLLSLLAGLDRPTSGEITLGGERLDLLPEKELARIRREKIGFVFQAFHLVPSLTVLENVLLPAAFRSGVFSEDRGRALLERVGLADRAGHFPDQLSGGEKQRAALARALVNEPPLIFADEPTGNLDSKNGRAVLDLLEEHTRAAGRALLLVTHDDAVAARADRRVLLKDGALSPAS
- a CDS encoding ABC transporter permease translates to MTPFHLAQREIRHRPVHAALFALSVALGSGVLLGLSGFNAAVETGVKHQARELWAADITVEGTPGLLDDVHRWAADRWPGLRAARTVDTVSMLRAAGGDGVTQATLSGLSPGYPLYGQITTGSGRPLAAALEAGAVASPKILAQLGLSVGDEVILGRRRVTIADTLATRTDAPASFFEFAPSLLLPLKTLEATGLLGPGSRSLNKLYLNVPPGTTLEPVLEEVKNRAAAETTDVKSWATDNPGVLRFVQNTLTYLNFLGLFLLALAGIGVASALQSAIAASLRSLGMMRALGAPRGFLFRLWGAWVALLLAAGLGGGLALGRLVSFLLARLFGDMIPVGVALGFPGAALLQTGGLAVGAAALFTILPLWRLAEISPNSILSWDLPRFLPSPRRLFIVGGFSAPLFYGLVVLQVRRPGLALEYLLAIAGLILGASLVVSLLSRLLRRGLISRGLTPRLTLRVLSRPGAFQNAAAVSLALSFAAVLTLALAQKNLTAQLVESFPENMPNVFFINVQASQIPLFRRIVKTDFRLFPLVRGRVVSVNGVPVRDLNARAQKRGEEGDSFTREFGLTYGPDLLPTDAVVAGGTLWNDRIDGPQVSGFTEHRKRFGLNVGDRLEFSVLGRRLSATVSSLRSIDQKVRQPFFYFYFKPGPLDRVPHTFMGGVHLDAGRLLDVEKQLARELPNVTTIDVTAIARLTGKILGRLARVVNALGLFTFAAGLLLLTSSLLAGLADRQREAVLYRTLGGTLSQILRVFLLEHLLRGAAASLTALAVGTVAAWVLIHRVMDLPFVMPWGFVLLGLSAATIFMGFFSLALSARALRTAPMEVLRYE
- a CDS encoding arylesterase; its protein translation is MNKTLAAGLLVLAACGQNTPPPVPPPALHVLCFGDSLTAGKDLPDPERQSYPAILEKRLKEKGHSVRVTNAGQSGDTTFEALARLDFSLEDRPDIVIVCLGSNDVFQGKNIADTEKNLREILRRTRAAGARTILCQMRIYINFGFGWAARYEKIFPRVAADAGATLAPFPLEGVAGRPAKNLADGIHPNAEGYGIFVDNLFDTVEKAVKQRLKEKR